The genomic interval ACATGTCAAAAGGGCATTCGCTACAAGACCCTTACCTTAATACCCTGCGCAAAGAGCGCGTTCCGGTTTCCATCTATCTGGTCAACGGCATCAAGCTGCAGGGCCAGATCGAATCCTTCGACCAGTTCGTGATTCTGCTGAAGAACACTGTCAGCCAGATGGTCTACAAGCACGCGATTTCCACTGTAGTGCCGAGCCGTCCCGTGCGCCTGCCCACCGCGAGCGAGGGCGAGCAGCCCGAACCCGGCAACGCCTGATGGGAGCCCGCCTTGTTCTTTGAGCGCCCTGGTGGTGGAGAGCGGGCCATTCTGGTTCATCTCGAGGGTCAGGATCCCGAGGCGCGCGAGGATCCGCAGGAGTTCCAGGAGCTTGCCCGCTCGGCTGGTGCCGACGTGGTGGCGTTCGTCGGTGTGACGCGCCACCAGCCGAGCGCCAAGTACCTGATCGGGACCGGCAAGGTCGGGGAACTGCACGATCTGGTCAAGGCCGAGCAGGCCGAGCTGGTCATCTTCAATCACGTCCTGACACCCAGCCAGGAGCGCAACCTGGAGCGCGCCTTCGAGTGCCGGGTGCTCGACCGCACCGGTCTGATTCTGGATATCTTCGCCCAGCGCGCACGTACCCACGAGGGCAAGCTGCAGGTCGAGCTGGCCCAGCTGGAGCACATGAGTACGCGCCTGGTTCGCGGCTGGACCCACCTGGAGCGGCAGAAGGGCGGTATCGGTCTGCGCGGTCCCGGGGAGACCCAGTTGGAAACCGACCGGCGCCTGCTGCGGGTACGCATCCGGCAGATCCGCCAGCGTCTGGAGAAGGTGCGCAGCCAGCGCGAGCAGGCGCGGCGCGGCCGCCGGCGCGCGGACATTCCCCTGGTTTCCCTGGTCGGCTATACCAATGCCGGCAAGTCCACCTTGTTCAACGCCTTGACGGCTTCCGAGGTCTACGCGGCCAACCAGCTGTTCGCCACCCTCGATCCGACCCTGCGCCGTCTCGAGCTGGACGACCTGGGAGCGCTGGTGCTGGCCGATACGGTGGGGTTCATCCGCCATCTGCCGCACAAGCTGGTCGAGGCATTTCGCGCTACGCTGGAAGAGTCGAGCAATTCCGACCTGCTGCTGCACGTGATCGATGCCCATGAGCCCGAGCGCATGGCGCAGATCGAGCAGGTCATGGCCGTACTGGGGGAGATCGGCGCCGACAACCTGCCGATTCTTGAGATATACAACAAGCTGGATCTGGTCGAGGGCATGGAGCCGCAGATCCAGCGCGATGTCGACGGCAAGCCGCTGCGGGTCTGGGTGTCGGCCCGCGACGGGCGCGGCCTGGATCTGTTGCGCCAAGCCGTCGCCGAGCTGCTGGGGGATGATCTGTTCGTCGGAACCCTGCACCTGCCACAGGGGCTGGGGCGCCTTCGCGCGCAGTTCTTCGCGCTCGGTGCAGTGCGCGGCGAGACGCACGACGAGGAGGGGGGGAGCCTGCTGGCAGTACGTTTGCCACGAATCGAACTCAATCGCCTGGTCAGCCGGGAGGGGCTGCGGCCGGACGAATTCATCGCGCAACATACTTTGCAATGAAAGTGCAGCCGGCATTTTTGCCGCCGGAAGCGGGCAATTGGGTAGCATGGGGCGGCGTGCCGTGGGCGCGTCTGTGTTTTTCGGATGGAGAGCGCTATGGCTTGGAATGAGCCGGGTGGCAATTCTAACAATCAGGATCCCTGGGGGGGACGTCGCGGCGGTGACCGCAAGGGGCCGCCGGACCTCGACGAGGCGTTCCGCAAGTTGCAGGAAAGCCTGAATGGCATGCTGGGAGGCAAGCGGCGCAGCGGTGACGGGGGCGCCGGCAAGGGCGGCGGTTTCGGCCTGTTCGGCATTGCCCTGGCAGTGCTGGCGGCTTTCTGGCTGTACAGCGCGATCTACGTGTTGGACGAGCAGGAGCAGGCGGTGGTGCTGCGCTTCGGCAAGTATCACGAAACCGTCGGGCCGGGCCTGAATTTCCATTTCCCGCCGATCGATCGCAAGTTCGTGGAAAACGTCACCCGCGAGCGGGCCTACAGCAAGCAGGGGCAGATGCTCACCGAAGACGAGAACATCGTCGAGGTGCCGCTCACCGTGCAGTACAAGATCAGCAACCTGAAGGACTTCGTGCTGAACGTGGACCAGCCCGAGGTCAGCCTGCAGCACGCCACCGACAGCGCCCTGCGCCATGTGGTGGGCTCCACCGAAATGGACCAGGTCCTCACCGAAGGGCGCGAACTGCTGGCGAGCGAGGTGCGGGAGCGTTTGCAGCGCTTCCTCGATACCTACCGGACCGGCATCGCCGTGACCCAGGTGAACGTGCAGAACGCCCAGGCGCCGCGTGAGGTTCAGGAGGCGTTCGACGACGTGATTCGGGCTCGCGAGGACGAGCAGCGCGAACGCAACCAGGCTGAAGCCTATGCCAATGGCGTGATTCCCGAGGCGCGCGGCCAGGCCCAGCGGATTCTCGAGGATGCCAACGGTTATCGCGAAGAGGTCGTGGCCCGCGCCCAGGGCGAGGCGCAGCGTTTCGGCAAGCTGGTGGCGGAGTACCGCAAGGCGCCGGAGGTGACTCGTCAGCGCCTGTACCTGGAAACCCTGCAGGAAGTCCTGAGCAACAGCAGCAAGGTCCTGATTGGCGCCGAGGGCGGGCAGAACAACCTGCTTTATCTGCCGCTCGACAAGATGCTCGAGGGGCGTGCGGGCAATGCCTCGACTGGCTTGCCGGCGCCTGCGGCAGCGGGCGGCGCCGAAGTGGGCTCGCAGATCATCAATGATCTGCAGCAGCGAGACCTGCGTTCAAGGGAGAGGCGTTGATGAGCAACAAGTCCGTGGTCGCCCTGGTCGTCGGAGTGGTTCTGGCGGTGGTTATCTGGAACAGCTTCTACATTGTGGCGCAAACCGAAAAGGCTGTCCTGCTGCAGTTCGGTCGCATCGTCGAAGCCGATGTCCAGCCCGGGTTGCACATGAAGATTCCCTACGTCAACAAGGTGCGCAAGTTCGATGCCCGCCTGCTGACGCTGGATTCTCCGACCCAGCGCTTCCTCACCCTGGAGAAGAAGGCGGTGATGGTCGATGCCTACGCCAAGTGGCGGGTGGCGGACGCCGAGCGCTTCTACACCGCTACCTCCGGTCTCAAGCAGGTTGCCGACGAGCGCCTGCTGCGGCGTCTTGAGTCGGGGCTGCGCGACCAGTTCGGCAAGCGCACCCTGCATGAGGTGGTCTCCGGCGAGCGCGATGCGCTGATGGCGGACATCACCCAGATGCTCGATCGCCTGGCGCGCAAGGAACTGGGGATCGAGGTGCTCGACGTGCGGGTCAAGGCCATCGATCTGCCGAAGGAGGTCAATCGCAGCGTGTTCGAGCGCATGAGCACCGAGCGCGAGCGCGAGGCTCGCGAGCATCGCGCCAAGGGCAAGGAACTGGCCGAGGGGATCCGTGCCGATGCCGACCGCCAGCGCCGGGTATTGCTGGCCGAGGCCTATCGCGAGGCGGAAGAGCTTCGGGGCGAGGGCGATGCACTGGCTGCTGCCATCTATGCCCAGGCCTACCAGCAGGATCAGGAGTTCTATGCCTTCCACCGCAGCCTGCAGGCCTATCGCGGCAGCTTTGCAGACAGGAGGGATGTGTTGGTCCTGGATCCGAAGAGCGAGTTCTTTCGCTATCTGGAGCAGGCCAAGCCATGATGGGGTATCCGGCGGGGCACGCCCCGCCGGGATGCCGCGGAAGGAAAACATGGTATTATGATGGGCCAGCCGGGAAAAACCCGGCTTTTTTGCGTCTGTGGAAATCATGTGGCAGGAATTCGCGATTGCCTTGTGTCTGATGCTGGTGCTCGAAGGCATCCTGCCATTCCTCAATCCGCGACGCTGGCGTAGGGCGGTCGTGCAGCTGGTGCAGTTGTCGGACCGTCGGCTGCGTCTCATGGGGTTGGCCAGCATGTTGCTGGGAACCGCCCTCCTTTATTTGCTTCACTAAGGCTTGCCGCCCGGATCGAGAGAGGAAAGGCGTAATGGCAACGGTAGATCGCTGGCTGCTGCCGGATGGTATCGAGGAAGTTCTGCCGCCCGAGGCGGCCCGCATCGAGGTGGTGCGCCGCCAGATGCTGGATCTGTTCCAGCGCTGGGGCTACGAGTTCGTCGTCACCCCGCATATCGAATTCCTGGAGTCTCTGCTGACCGGCGCCGGTCAGGACCTGGATCTGCGTACCTTCAAGGTGACGGATCCGCTGTCCGGTCGCCTGATCGGCTTTCGTGCCGACATCACTCCACAGGTCGCACGCATCGATGCGCACACGCTGCGTCGCGAGGAACCCAGCCGGCTCTGCTATGCCGGCAGCGTGCTGCATGCGAAGCCGCGGGCTCTGTCCACCTCGCGCAGCCCCATTCAGCTGGGGGCGGAGCTTTACGGCGATGCCAGCCCGGCCAGCGACGTGGAGGTCATCAGCCTGATGCTGGAGGTGCTCGAGCAGGTCGCAGTGCCGGACGTGCACATGGATCTCGGGCATGTCGGCATCTATCGCGGGCTCGCCCGGGCGGCAGGACTTTCCGGGGGAGTCGAGCAGCAGCTGTTCGATGCCCTGCAGCGCAAGGCCATCGACGAGGTGGAGGCCCTGACCGCGGCGCTGCCCGCGACCCAGGCCTCGATGCTGCGCGCTCTGGCTGAACTCTGCGGTGGTCGCGAGGTCCTCGACCTGGCTCAGGCCTGTCTGGTCGATGCGCCTGCCGAGGTGCATGCGGCCCTGGACGAACTGATCGCCATCGCCGACACACTGAGCGTGCGCTATCCGGAGCTGCCGCTGTATTTCGATCTGAGCGAGCTGCGCGGCTATCACTACCACACCGGCGTGGTGTTCGCCGCCTTTGTGCCGGGGGTCGGTCAGTCGATCGCCCAGGGTGGTCGCTACGACGACATCGGTGCCGATTTCGGCCGTGCCCGCCCGGCAACCGGCTTCTCCACCGATCTGAAGACCCTGGTGGCGCTCGGGCAGGTGGCGCCGGCCGAGCCGGTAGTCGGCATCTGGGTTCCGGACAATCACGATGTCTATCTTTGGCAGATGGTGCAGCGCCTGCGGCGCCAGGGCGAGCGGGTGGTCCAGGCCTTGCCGGGCCAGCAGATCGCCGCCGCCCGGGCCTGCGGCTGTGACCGGCAGTTGCTGCTGAGCGATGGTCAGTGGCGGGTAGTGCCGCTGGCATCCTGAGTTTCTCCAGCCGGTCCACGGGCCGGCATCAGTTTTTCCCGAAGAGGACAAGCGTTATGGGTAAGAATGTCGTGGTCCTGGGCACCCAGTGGGGCGATGAGGGCAAGGGCAAGATCGTCGACCTGCTGACCGATCAGGCGGCAGCCGTCGTGCGTTATCAGGGTGGCCACAATGCCGGTCACACCCTGGTCATCGATGGCGAGAAGACCGTGCTGCACCTGATCCCGTCCGGGATTCTGCGCGACAACGTGGAGTGCCTGATCGGCAACGGGGTGGTCGTGGCGCCGGACGCGCTGCTGCGCGAGATCGCCAAGCTGGAGGAGAAGGGCGTGCCGGTGCGCGAGCGCCTGCGCATCAGTCCGTCCTGCACCCTGATCCTGCCCTACCACGTGGCTCTGGACCAGGCGCGCGAAGCCGCCCGTTCCGAAGGCAAGATCGGCACCACCGGTCGCGGTATCGGTCCGGCCTACGAGGACAAGGTGGCACGTCGCGGTCTGCGCATCGGCGATCTGTTCAATCCGGAGCGTTTCGCCAAGAAGTTGCGCGAACTGCTGGAATACCACAACTTCGTCCTGCAGAACTTCTACAAGGTCGAGCCGGTGGACTTCCAGAAGACCCTCGACGAAGCGCTGGGCTACACCGAGCTGCTCAAGCCGATGATCACCGATGTCGCTGCCCGTCTGCACGAGTTGCGCAAGCAGGGTGCCTGCATCATGTTCGAGGGGGCGCAGGGGGCGCTGCTGGACATCGACCATGGCACCTATCCCTATGTGACCAGCTCCAGCACCACCGCAGGCGGTACCGCCACCGGTTCCGGCTTCGGCCCGCTATACCTCGACTATATACTCGGCATCACCAAGGCCTACACCACTCGCGTGGGTTCCGGGCCTTTCCCCACCGAGCTGTTCGACGACATCGGTGCGCACCTGGCCAGCAAGGGTCATGAGTTCGGCTCCACCACCGGTCGGGCTCGTCGCTGTGGCTGGTTTGATGCGGTGATCCTGCGGCGCGCCATCGAGATCAACAGCATCTCCGGCCTGTGCCTGACCAAGCTGGACGTGCTGGACGGCCTGGAAACCGTCAAGTTGTGCGTGGCCTACCGGAACGCCGAAGGTGCCATTATCGAGGCTCCGACCGATGCCGACAGCTATGTGGGGCTGGAGCCGGTATACGAAGAGATGCCCGGCTGGAAGGAGTCGACCGTGGGAGTCAAGAGCCTGGACGAGCTGCCGGCCAACGCCCTTGCCTACATCAATCGCATCGAGGCGCTGGTCGGTGCGCCCATCGACATCATCTCTACCGGTCCGGATCGCAACGAAACCATCGTGCTGCGCCATCCGTTCGCCTGAGGCTGGGCGTTCCAAGGCCGCCTGCGGGCGGCCTTCCGCATGCGGGTGCGTCGCTGGTGCTGGAGGAGGGGGTAGTGGTATGGAAACGAAAAAACCGAGCCATTGGCTCGGTTTTTCTTGAATAGTGGTGCCCAGGAGAAGACTCGAACTTCCACGGTGTTGCCACCGCTAGGACCTGAACCTAGTGCGTCTACCAATTCCGCCACCTGGGCACATGCGATGATCGAGCATCGCTTGTTGCAGTGTTTGTTGCTTTTGGCAATGCGGAGCCTGCTGTCCGCTCAAGAGATCGCTTCAGTGAAGCGTGCTCTCAATCAATATGGTGCCCAGGAGAAGACTCGAACTTCCACGGTGTTGCCACCGCTAGGACCTGAACCTAGTGCGTCTACCAATTCCGCCACCTGGGCACTGCATTTCGATGCTGTTACATCGATTTCATGCTACAACGTCTCAGCGCTGTGGGCGCGAACTATACGGAGCAGCCCATGGCTTGTAAACCCTTGCGGTGAAAAAAATTATTGTCGCCGTAAAGCTGACCGACAGATGGGTTTCGCGCTTCAATAAGCAGATGGCAAACACATCGAATGGAAACCATGAACAAGGTGACAACGCACTGATGGCCGATTGGCAAAGCCTCGATCCCGAGGCCGCCCGCGAGGCGGAAAAGTACGACAACCCCATTCCCAGTCGCGAGCTGATCCTGCAGCGCCTCGACGAGCGCGGCGCTCCTGCCAGTCGCGAGGAACTGGCCGAAGAGTTCGGCCTGCGCGAAGAGGAGCAGATCGAAGCCCTGCGCCGGCGTCTGCGCGCCATGGAGCGCGACGGCCAGTTGATCCACACCCGTCGCGGCACCTATGCACCGGTGGACAAGCTCGATCTGGTGCTCGGTCGGGTCAGCGGCCACCGCGACGGCTTCGGCTTCCTGATTCCGGATGACGGCAGCGACGACCTCTTTCTCAGCCCGATGCAGATGCGCCTGCTGTTCGACGGCGATCGTGCACTGGCGCGGGTAGCCGGCTTCGACCGGCGGGGGCGCCGCGAGGGCGCCATCGTCGAAGTGGTCTCGCGGGCCCACGAAACCATCGTCGGCCGCTACTACGAGGAGGGCGGCATCGGGTTCGTGCTTCCCGACAACCCGAAGATCCAGCAAGAAGTGCTGGTCACCCCTGGACGCACGGCCAACGCCTCGGCCGGTCAGTTCGTCGAGATCCGCATCACCCACTGGCCGACCCTGCGTTTCCAGCCACAGGGCGACATCATCGAGGTGATCGGCAACTATATGGCGCCGGGCATCGAGATCGACATCGCCCTGCGCAGCTACGACATTCCCCATGTCTGGCCGGAGGCCGTGCTCAAGGAGGCGCGCAAGCTCAAGCCCGAGGTGGAGGAGAAGGACAAGCTCAAGCGCATCGATCTGCGCCATCTGCCCTTCGTCACCATCGACGGCGAGGATGCCCGCGACTTCGACGACGCTGTCTACTGCGAGAAGAGCCTGCTGGCCCCGTTCGCCGGTGGCTACCGCCTGTACGTGGCGATCGCCGACGTGTCCCACTACGTCAGGGTCGGCTCGGCGCTGGACGAGGAAGGCAGCCGGCGCGGCAACTCGGTGTATTTCCCCGAGCGGGTGGTGCCAATGTTGCCGGAGGAGCTCTCCAACGGGCTCTGCTCGCTCAACCCGCAGGTCGACCGGTTGGCCATGGTCTGCGAGATGACCATATCGCGC from Azotobacter salinestris carries:
- the hfq gene encoding RNA chaperone Hfq, yielding MSKGHSLQDPYLNTLRKERVPVSIYLVNGIKLQGQIESFDQFVILLKNTVSQMVYKHAISTVVPSRPVRLPTASEGEQPEPGNA
- the hflX gene encoding ribosome rescue GTPase HflX, with protein sequence MFFERPGGGERAILVHLEGQDPEAREDPQEFQELARSAGADVVAFVGVTRHQPSAKYLIGTGKVGELHDLVKAEQAELVIFNHVLTPSQERNLERAFECRVLDRTGLILDIFAQRARTHEGKLQVELAQLEHMSTRLVRGWTHLERQKGGIGLRGPGETQLETDRRLLRVRIRQIRQRLEKVRSQREQARRGRRRADIPLVSLVGYTNAGKSTLFNALTASEVYAANQLFATLDPTLRRLELDDLGALVLADTVGFIRHLPHKLVEAFRATLEESSNSDLLLHVIDAHEPERMAQIEQVMAVLGEIGADNLPILEIYNKLDLVEGMEPQIQRDVDGKPLRVWVSARDGRGLDLLRQAVAELLGDDLFVGTLHLPQGLGRLRAQFFALGAVRGETHDEEGGSLLAVRLPRIELNRLVSREGLRPDEFIAQHTLQ
- the hflK gene encoding FtsH protease activity modulator HflK; amino-acid sequence: MAWNEPGGNSNNQDPWGGRRGGDRKGPPDLDEAFRKLQESLNGMLGGKRRSGDGGAGKGGGFGLFGIALAVLAAFWLYSAIYVLDEQEQAVVLRFGKYHETVGPGLNFHFPPIDRKFVENVTRERAYSKQGQMLTEDENIVEVPLTVQYKISNLKDFVLNVDQPEVSLQHATDSALRHVVGSTEMDQVLTEGRELLASEVRERLQRFLDTYRTGIAVTQVNVQNAQAPREVQEAFDDVIRAREDEQRERNQAEAYANGVIPEARGQAQRILEDANGYREEVVARAQGEAQRFGKLVAEYRKAPEVTRQRLYLETLQEVLSNSSKVLIGAEGGQNNLLYLPLDKMLEGRAGNASTGLPAPAAAGGAEVGSQIINDLQQRDLRSRERR
- the hflC gene encoding protease modulator HflC produces the protein MSNKSVVALVVGVVLAVVIWNSFYIVAQTEKAVLLQFGRIVEADVQPGLHMKIPYVNKVRKFDARLLTLDSPTQRFLTLEKKAVMVDAYAKWRVADAERFYTATSGLKQVADERLLRRLESGLRDQFGKRTLHEVVSGERDALMADITQMLDRLARKELGIEVLDVRVKAIDLPKEVNRSVFERMSTEREREAREHRAKGKELAEGIRADADRQRRVLLAEAYREAEELRGEGDALAAAIYAQAYQQDQEFYAFHRSLQAYRGSFADRRDVLVLDPKSEFFRYLEQAKP
- a CDS encoding DUF2065 domain-containing protein, producing the protein MWQEFAIALCLMLVLEGILPFLNPRRWRRAVVQLVQLSDRRLRLMGLASMLLGTALLYLLH
- a CDS encoding ATP phosphoribosyltransferase regulatory subunit, encoding MATVDRWLLPDGIEEVLPPEAARIEVVRRQMLDLFQRWGYEFVVTPHIEFLESLLTGAGQDLDLRTFKVTDPLSGRLIGFRADITPQVARIDAHTLRREEPSRLCYAGSVLHAKPRALSTSRSPIQLGAELYGDASPASDVEVISLMLEVLEQVAVPDVHMDLGHVGIYRGLARAAGLSGGVEQQLFDALQRKAIDEVEALTAALPATQASMLRALAELCGGREVLDLAQACLVDAPAEVHAALDELIAIADTLSVRYPELPLYFDLSELRGYHYHTGVVFAAFVPGVGQSIAQGGRYDDIGADFGRARPATGFSTDLKTLVALGQVAPAEPVVGIWVPDNHDVYLWQMVQRLRRQGERVVQALPGQQIAAARACGCDRQLLLSDGQWRVVPLAS
- a CDS encoding adenylosuccinate synthase; its protein translation is MGKNVVVLGTQWGDEGKGKIVDLLTDQAAAVVRYQGGHNAGHTLVIDGEKTVLHLIPSGILRDNVECLIGNGVVVAPDALLREIAKLEEKGVPVRERLRISPSCTLILPYHVALDQAREAARSEGKIGTTGRGIGPAYEDKVARRGLRIGDLFNPERFAKKLRELLEYHNFVLQNFYKVEPVDFQKTLDEALGYTELLKPMITDVAARLHELRKQGACIMFEGAQGALLDIDHGTYPYVTSSSTTAGGTATGSGFGPLYLDYILGITKAYTTRVGSGPFPTELFDDIGAHLASKGHEFGSTTGRARRCGWFDAVILRRAIEINSISGLCLTKLDVLDGLETVKLCVAYRNAEGAIIEAPTDADSYVGLEPVYEEMPGWKESTVGVKSLDELPANALAYINRIEALVGAPIDIISTGPDRNETIVLRHPFA